In Vigna radiata var. radiata cultivar VC1973A chromosome 3, Vradiata_ver6, whole genome shotgun sequence, the following proteins share a genomic window:
- the LOC106757195 gene encoding rho GDP-dissociation inhibitor 1: MESVNGKREQEEAGPSDGTKQEMTEKVSDALDDGKAEEEEVDEDEEGGTGVSKNGFFVPGPLVSLKEQIELDKEDESLRRWKEKLLGCLESLEGQLDPEVKFHSIGIISEDFAEIVTPLPVAENRNGCTLFTLREGSRYQLKLKFSVLHNIVSGLTYSNTVWKGGLQVDQSKGMLGTFAPQKEPYVYTLKEDTTPSGALARGVYSAKLKFEDDDRRCHMELKYLFEIKKSS, encoded by the exons ATGGAAAGTGTGAATGGGAAGAGAGAACAGGAAGAAGCAGGGCCTTCAGATGGAACCAAACAAGAAATGACTGAGAAAGTGAGTGATGCTTTGGATGATGGTAAAGCGGAGGAGGAAGAAGTGGACGAGGATGAAGAAGGAGGCACTGGAGTTAGTAAAAATGGTTTCTTTGTTCCGGGGCCTCTTGTTTCTCTCAAGGAGCAGATCGAACTGGACAAG GAGGATGAAAGCCTAAGGAGGTGGAAGGAGAAGCTGTTGGGTTGCTTGGAAAGTTTAGAGG GTCAATTGGATCCTGAAGTGAAATTCCACTCCATAGGAATTATTTCTGAGGATTTTGCTGAAATTGTTACTCCTTTACCTGTGGCCGAAAATCGGAATGGTTGTACTCTATTCACTCTCCGAGAGGGATCTCGCTATCAGCTTAAGCTAAAATTTAGTGTTCTGCACAACATTGTGTCTGGCTTGACATACTCCAATACTGTGTGGAAAGGAGGGCTTCAAG TTGATCAGAGCAAAGGAATGTTGGGTACTTTTGCTCCTCAAAAGGAGCCATATGTGTATACCTTGAAGGAGGATACCACTCCCTCTGGTGCACTTGCAAGGGGTGTTTACTCAGCCAAACTAAAG TTTGAAGACGATGATAGAAGGTGTCACATGGAACTCAAATATTTGTTTGAGATAAAAAAGAGCAGCTAG